The following nucleotide sequence is from Pseudomonas putida S13.1.2.
TAGGAGCAGCCTTGTGCTACGAATGGGCCAAACACACTGTTGAATGTCGCGCCCAGTGCTAGGCGCTTTTCCTGCACAGGTCTACAATCGCCCTCCTCGCTTTTACATCGCCGTCCACACTGATGCCGACCTGTACGCTTTACCCCCTGCCCTACCAGCCTGACCCAGCCGCCTATTTTGCCCGCCTGCGCCAGGCCCCCGGCGCGATCCTGCTCGACAGCGCCCGCCCCGGTGCCGAACGCGGCCGCTTTGACCTGCTCAGTGCCTGGCCATTGCAGCAGCTGCAAGCGCACCCCGGCGAACAAGGCCGCACCTTCCTCCAGCGCCTGCGTGCCGGCCTGGCCCACCTGGGCCATGCGCAACTGCCCGAAGGCAGCGAGCTACCCTTTGCCGGCGGGCTGATCGGCTACCTGAGCTACGACTTCGGCCGCCGCCTGGAACAGCTGCCAAGCCTGGCCGTGGATGACCTCGGCCTGCCCGACGCGCAACTGGGCCTGTATGCCTGGGCACTGGTCAGCGACCATGTGCATGGCACCAGCCAACTGGTGTTCCACCCGAGCCTTGCAGGCAGCGAACGTGAACGCCTGATCACACTTTTCGAAGGCGCCTGCAGCACTGCAAGTGGCGGCTTCAAGCTGCTCGCGCCGATGGCCGGCGACCTGCAGCCCGACCAGTACCGGGCCGCCTTCGACCAGGTACAACGCTACATCCAGGCCGGCGACTGCTACCAGATCAACCTTACCCAACGCTTCCGCGCACCCTGCCAGGGCGACCCGTGGCAGGCCTATCAGGCCCTGCGCCACGCCTGCCCAACACCGTTTTCCGGCTACCAGCAACTGGCCGACGGCAGCGCCTTGCTGAGCTTTTCGCCTGAGCGCTTCATCCGCGTCAGCCAGGGCCAGGTGGAAACCCGACCAATCAAGGGCACTCGCCCACGCGCCAACGACCCGGTTGAAGACAAGCGCAATGCCGAGGAACTGCTGCACAGTCCCAAGGACCGCTCGGAAAACCTGATGATCGTCGACCTGCTGCGCAACGACCTGGGGCGCACCTGCAAGATCGGTTCGGTGAAAGTACCGGAACTGTTCAGCCTGGAGAGTTACCCCAACGTCCACCACCTGGTCAGCAGCATCACCGGCCAGTTGGCCAGCGACAAGGATACCCTGGACCTGATCGGCGACAGCTTCCCCGGCGGCTCGATCACCGGGGCCCCGAAGATTCGCGCCATGCAGATCATCGACGAACTGGAGCCGGCACGCCGGGCGCTGTACTGCGGCTCGCTGCTGTACGTGGACGTGCGCGGCGAGATGGACAGCTCGATTGCCATTCGTAGCCTGCTGGTCAAAGACGGCCAGGTCAGTTGCTGGGGCGGCGGTGCCGTGGTGGCCGACTCCGAGTGGCAGGCCGAATATGAAGAGTCGATCGCCAAGGTGCGAGTGTTGATGCAGACCTTGCAGGGCCTGTGAGTCCGTCTAGCCCGCGTTTTTTTGTTACCATCACCTTACTACGAGCGCACAGCGCCACAGCCAAGATGGAAACCGCCTGATGAGCCAACCCTTCGACGTCGCCGCCCTGGCCGCGACCTACGCCAACAAGTCCCCGCAGGACATTCTCAAGCTCGCCTTCGAGCATTTTGGTGATGACCTGTGGATCTCCTTCAGCGGCGCCGAGGACGTGGTGCTGGTCGACATGGCCTGGAAGCTGAACAAGCAGGTCAAGGTGTTCAGCCTCGACACCGGCCGCCTGCACCCGGAGACTTACCGGTTCATCGACCAGGTGCGCGAACAGTACAACCTGCCGATTGAACTGCTCAGCCCCGACCGTGCCAAGCTTGACCCGTTCGTCAAGGAAAAGGGCTTGTTCAGCTTCTACAAGGACGGCCACGGCGAGTGCTGCGGCATTCGCAAGATCGAGCCACTGCGCCGCAAGCTGGCCACCGTGAGCGCCTGGGCCACCGGCCAGCGCCGTGACCAGAGCCCGGGCACCCGCAGCCAGGTGGCGGCCCTGGAAATCGACAGCGCCTTCTCTACCCCCGAGCGCACCCTGTACAAGTTCAACCCGCTGGCGCAGATGAGCAGTGAGGAAGTATGGGGTTATATCCGCATGCTTGAGCTGCCCTACAACAGCTTGCATGAGCGCGGCTTCATCAGCATCGGCTGCGAGCCGTGCACCCGCCCGGTACTACCAAACCAGCATGAGCGTGAAGGGCGTTGGTGGTGGGAAGAGTCGACGCAGAAGGAATGCGGGTTGCACGCAGGCAACCTGATCAGCAAGGCTTGAGATAGCCGGGGCTGCGTTTCAGCCCTCTCGCGGCACAAGGCCGCTCCTACAGGAAATCGCATGTCCCTGTAGGAGCGGCCTTGTGCCGCGAAAGGGCCGCAAAGCGGCCCCGCACAATTGCGGATCAGTGCACCGGCAGTTCAACGCCTGCAAACAGCTCTTCAAGCTCTTGCTTGTTATGGCACTGAATGGCCTTGGCCATTACTTCGCGGGTCAGGTGCGGGGCAAACTTCTCGATGAAGTCGCACATGAAGCCACGCAGGAAGGTGCCACGGCGGAAGCCGATCTTGGTGATGCTGGCCTCGAACAGCTCGCTGGCATCCAGGGCCACCAGGTCATTGTCGAGTTTGGCGTCCACGGCCATACCCGCGACGATACCCACGCCCAGCCCAAGGCGCACATAGGTCTTGATCACGTCGGCATCTGCCGCGGTAAACACCACTTTTGGCGTGAGGCCACGGTGGTTGAAGGCTTCGTCCAGCTTCGAGCGCCCGGTGAAACCAAACACGTAAGTGACGATCGGGTATTCGGCAACGGCTTCCAGGGTCAGTTTCGGCAGCTTGGCCAGCGGATGACCCTGCGGCACCACAACACAGCGGTTCCACTTGTAGCACGGCATCATGATCAGGTCGCCGAACAGCTCCAGCGCCTCAGTGGCGATGGCGAAGTCAACTGTACCGTCCGCAGCCATCTCGGCAATCTGCATGGGCGAACCCTGGTGCATGTGCAAGGACACTTCCGGGTATTGCTTGATGAAGCTGCTGATCACCGGCGGCAAGGCATAGCGTGCCTGGGTATGGGTGGTGGCAATGGACAGCGTGCCCTTTTTCTCGTTGGAGAACTCCTGGGCGATCTGCTTGATGCTCTCGACCTTGCGCAGGATTTCGCCGGCGGTATTGATGATGCGCTCCCCGGCTGGCGTGACACGGGTCAGATGCTTGCCGCTGCGCGCAAAGACTTCAACACCCAGTTCGTCTTCGAGCAGGCGGATCTGCTTGCTGATACCTGGCTGGGAGGTATACAGGCTTTGCGCCGTCGCGGAGACGTTGAGGTCATGGTGCGCCACTTCCCAGATGTAGCGCAGTTGTTGAAGCTTCATAGGTTTCCCTCGGTTCAGCGATGAGTCCGCGGCAGCAGGCAGCGACGATATATAACTATATTAGTGGTTCTGGAAATAAATCTAGAACTATTTTGTTACGTGCCCCGGAAATGGTCCACGGCCATCTTCACACTTTCCTACGCCCCAAATGCTGCGCCAACGGCACCATATACACCGGCACCGGCGACAGCTGCAGCAGCCGCACCGCTGTGCGCCCCAGGGGCACATCCACCCCTGCACCAGCACTGTGGCTGCCGAAAATCAACAGGTCGACGCTAAGCCGCTGCGCCTGGTCAAGGATCACCTGGGCCGGGTCGCCCTGGCGTACCCGCACCGCCTTTATCACCGCCAGGTCGGCCTCCTCGCCCAGCTCATCGCGAAAGCTCTCCAGCACGCGCTGCTCGATGTTGGCCATCACCGTGCTCACCCCCTGGCTGTGCAACTGGTCGAGCGTCTGCTCATCGAGGTAGCTTTGCAGGAGGGATTCGGCGAACTGCCCCATTGGCTCCACCGCATGAATCACATACAGCTCGGCGTTGAATGTGCGCGCCAAGGCCAGCGCGTGCTGCATCACAAAAGGGGCGTAGACACCGAGGTCGGTGGCGTACAGCATGGAGCGGATCATTCGACCTCCTCGACTGCCGCAGCGGCAGAGCAAGCTTCAGCTTAGCAGCGCGCCGGACGCACGCTTTGCCGTCCGGCGCACTGCCCGGCGGGGGCTGAAGGGCCCCACAAGAGCGCGCTGCCGAGGTCAAAGCTACCCTCAGCGGCGTCCATCGCTGCTGTCGAGGAAACTCAGTGCCTGGTACAGCATTTCCATGCGCGGCAAGGTGCAGCCTGCCGCGCGTGCACGCGCCAGTGGCTCGCCATAGATAGCCTGCAGCTCCAACGGGCGCATGAGGGCATAATCGTGATACATGCTTGGCCAGTAGTCGGGCATGCGCCCGGTCATCTGGAACAGGTGCTCGGCATAGCCCTCGGGCAACAGGTGCCCGCAGGCGGCAGCGCCTTGCACTACCTCAGCCATCAAGGCCTGGATCAATTCACGGCTGTGGCTGCTTGCCATCAGCCCAGCAGTCCCTTCACCCAGCAGCACCGACAGGCCGTTATAAGGCACGTTCCACACCAGCTTCTGCCAGCGCGCCAAGTCCAGGTTCGGCATGGCCTGCGAATCGATGCCCGTAGCCTGGAACAACCCTGCACCTTCACTGACCACCGCAGCACCACCCTCATTGGCCGGCCCACTGTGGTAGCCCAGGTTGACCGCCCCCAGGGCCTGGTGACGAATCACACCCGGCGCGTGGCGGTTGACGCAGATGAAGCACAGGCCGCCGAGCAGGTGCATGTCGCTGCGCAAGGCCGGACGCAATTGCTCCTCCACACCCAAGCCGTTTTGCAGCAGCAGAACTTTGGCGCCAGGCCCAGCGGCCTGCACGATCAAAGGCGCGAGCTGGTCGTTGCTGGTGGCCTTGGCACCGACCAGCAACCAGTCGCAAGGCGGCATGTCGGCGGCACTGGCATAGGCCTGCACCTTCATCAGCAGCTTACCGTGCACCGCACTGTCCAGCGCCAACCCCTGTTCGCGTACCACCTGGTACTCGCTGCGCAGCAGAAAATGCACGTCGAAACCGGCGCGGGCCAGCATCAACCCATAAAAGCCACCGATAGCCCCACTACCAATGATGCCGATGCGTGGTGTGTGCGGATGCATGCCGACCTCCAGGTAAATGTCAGCCTTCTTTTTACACAGCTTGCGCACTGGCAGGTAGCCCAGGGACGCCAACGCGCCACTGGAGCAGGTAAAACAGCACGCTGACGGGACTTGCGCCCATTGTCGCGCCACCCGTAACGCGCTAAGGTTCGGCTCCCCGCTGCGATTATTCTTGCTGCTGGGCCGCACGGGGATAGTTGGCGGCCGGCACCCGTGACCTGACGAGTAACACGATGGCTGATTTACCGATCGATGACTTGAACGTTGCCTCCAACGAGACCCTGATCACCCCCGATCAGCTCAAGAAGGAAATCCCCCTCAGCGCCAAGGCCCTGCAGACCGTGACTGCCGGCCGTGAAGTGGTGCGCAATATTCTCGACGGCACGGACCATCGCCTGTTCGTCGTGGTCGGCCCTTGCTCCATCCACGACATCAAGGCCGCCCACGAATACGCCGAGCGCCTGAAGGTGCTGGCCGAAGAAGTGTCCGATACGCTGTACCTGGTCATGCGTGTGTATTTCGAAAAGCCGCGCACCACTGTCGGCTGGAAGGGCCTGATCAACGACCCGTACCTGGATGACTCGTTCAAGATCCAGGATGGCCTGCACATCGGCCGTCAGCTGCTGCTGGACCTGGCCGAAATGGGCTTGCCTACCGCTACCGAAGCGCTGGACCCGATTTCCCCGCAATACCTGCAGGACCTGATCAGCTGGTCGGCCATCGGCGCCCGCACCACCGAATCCCAGACGCACCGTGAAATGGCCTCGGGCCTGTCCTCGGCGGTCGGCTTCAAGAACGGCACTGACGGCGGCCTGACCGTTGCCATCAATGCCCTGCAGTCGGTGTCCAAGCCACACCGCTTCCTCGGCATCAACCAGGAAGGCGGCGTGTCGATCGTCACCACCAAGG
It contains:
- the pabB gene encoding aminodeoxychorismate synthase component I: MPTCTLYPLPYQPDPAAYFARLRQAPGAILLDSARPGAERGRFDLLSAWPLQQLQAHPGEQGRTFLQRLRAGLAHLGHAQLPEGSELPFAGGLIGYLSYDFGRRLEQLPSLAVDDLGLPDAQLGLYAWALVSDHVHGTSQLVFHPSLAGSERERLITLFEGACSTASGGFKLLAPMAGDLQPDQYRAAFDQVQRYIQAGDCYQINLTQRFRAPCQGDPWQAYQALRHACPTPFSGYQQLADGSALLSFSPERFIRVSQGQVETRPIKGTRPRANDPVEDKRNAEELLHSPKDRSENLMIVDLLRNDLGRTCKIGSVKVPELFSLESYPNVHHLVSSITGQLASDKDTLDLIGDSFPGGSITGAPKIRAMQIIDELEPARRALYCGSLLYVDVRGEMDSSIAIRSLLVKDGQVSCWGGGAVVADSEWQAEYEESIAKVRVLMQTLQGL
- a CDS encoding phosphoadenylyl-sulfate reductase translates to MSQPFDVAALAATYANKSPQDILKLAFEHFGDDLWISFSGAEDVVLVDMAWKLNKQVKVFSLDTGRLHPETYRFIDQVREQYNLPIELLSPDRAKLDPFVKEKGLFSFYKDGHGECCGIRKIEPLRRKLATVSAWATGQRRDQSPGTRSQVAALEIDSAFSTPERTLYKFNPLAQMSSEEVWGYIRMLELPYNSLHERGFISIGCEPCTRPVLPNQHEREGRWWWEESTQKECGLHAGNLISKA
- the cysB gene encoding HTH-type transcriptional regulator CysB, with amino-acid sequence MKLQQLRYIWEVAHHDLNVSATAQSLYTSQPGISKQIRLLEDELGVEVFARSGKHLTRVTPAGERIINTAGEILRKVESIKQIAQEFSNEKKGTLSIATTHTQARYALPPVISSFIKQYPEVSLHMHQGSPMQIAEMAADGTVDFAIATEALELFGDLIMMPCYKWNRCVVVPQGHPLAKLPKLTLEAVAEYPIVTYVFGFTGRSKLDEAFNHRGLTPKVVFTAADADVIKTYVRLGLGVGIVAGMAVDAKLDNDLVALDASELFEASITKIGFRRGTFLRGFMCDFIEKFAPHLTREVMAKAIQCHNKQELEELFAGVELPVH
- a CDS encoding universal stress protein, translating into MIRSMLYATDLGVYAPFVMQHALALARTFNAELYVIHAVEPMGQFAESLLQSYLDEQTLDQLHSQGVSTVMANIEQRVLESFRDELGEEADLAVIKAVRVRQGDPAQVILDQAQRLSVDLLIFGSHSAGAGVDVPLGRTAVRLLQLSPVPVYMVPLAQHLGRRKV
- a CDS encoding putative 2-dehydropantoate 2-reductase, which gives rise to MHPHTPRIGIIGSGAIGGFYGLMLARAGFDVHFLLRSEYQVVREQGLALDSAVHGKLLMKVQAYASAADMPPCDWLLVGAKATSNDQLAPLIVQAAGPGAKVLLLQNGLGVEEQLRPALRSDMHLLGGLCFICVNRHAPGVIRHQALGAVNLGYHSGPANEGGAAVVSEGAGLFQATGIDSQAMPNLDLARWQKLVWNVPYNGLSVLLGEGTAGLMASSHSRELIQALMAEVVQGAAACGHLLPEGYAEHLFQMTGRMPDYWPSMYHDYALMRPLELQAIYGEPLARARAAGCTLPRMEMLYQALSFLDSSDGRR
- a CDS encoding 3-deoxy-7-phosphoheptulonate synthase, encoding MADLPIDDLNVASNETLITPDQLKKEIPLSAKALQTVTAGREVVRNILDGTDHRLFVVVGPCSIHDIKAAHEYAERLKVLAEEVSDTLYLVMRVYFEKPRTTVGWKGLINDPYLDDSFKIQDGLHIGRQLLLDLAEMGLPTATEALDPISPQYLQDLISWSAIGARTTESQTHREMASGLSSAVGFKNGTDGGLTVAINALQSVSKPHRFLGINQEGGVSIVTTKGNPYGHVVLRGGNGKPNYDSVSVALCEQDLAKAKIKANIMVDCSHANSNKDPALQPLVMENVANQILEGNQSIIGLMVESHLNWGCQSIPKDLNELQYGVSITDSCIDWSATEKTLRSMHAKLKDVLPQRKRG